The genomic region GCCCTGTTGGCCGACCCGCTGGAGGACCCCGGGTACGCCTACATCGACCGCGGGTTCATCGTGCTCGGCCTGCTCCTGGAGCACCTGTACGGGACCGGGCTGGACCGCCTGGCGGGCGACCTGTGGGACGAGCTGGGCATGCGCTCCACGACCTACGGCCCGCTGGCCCGTTCACCGGCGGTGGCGCCCACCGAGCGCCGCCTCGCCGGGGCCGCGCCCACCTGGGGTGTGGTCCACGACGAGGCGGCGGCGCTCATGGGCGGGGTCGCCGGACACGCCGGCATGTTCACCACCGCCATCGACCTGGGGGCCTTCGCGCGCGAGGTCCTGCGGATCCACGAAGGCGGTGACGGGGTCATGCCGTCGTCCTATGTCCGGGCGAGTTGGCAGCCGCACGTGGACGCCGGCCAGGGCCTGTGGCGCGGGCTCGGCTGGCTGATCACCCAGGAGGGGGTGGTCTACCACAACGGGTTCACCGGGACGAGCCTGTTCGTGCACCCGGCCAGCGGTCGCTACGTGGGCGTGCTGACCAATGCCGTGCACCACGGCCGGGACCGGACGGGGCTGGTGGACCTGAGAGCGGCGGCGCGGACGGCGCTCACGCACCAGGAGCACGGATCGAACTCGTGAGGCCGGTGAGGAAGGCGGCCAGTCCGGCCGGGCCGTCGACGACGAGGTCGGCGGCCTCGGCCACGGCGGTGACCTCGTTGGAGGCGGCGCACAGGGTCAGACCGGGCGTGCCCGCCGCGCGCAGCTCGCGGACCGCGTCGAACGCGGGCAGGTCGCCGAGGTCGTCGCCGCCGTAGAGGACGGTGCCGGCGCCCGCCGCGGTGGCGAGTTCGGTCAGGGCGGCACCCTTGTCCACACCCTGTGGACGGAGTTCGATCACCATCCGCCCCGGTTCCACCCGCAGGTCGGCGCGGGCGGCGAGCTCCTCCAGGTGCGGGGCGAGCCGGGCGAGCGCGGCGTCGGGCTCGGCGGTACGACGGGTGTGCACGGCGAGCGAGCGTTCCTTGTCCTCGACGAAGGTGCCCTCGGGTGCACCGACCCGGGCGAGCAGGCCGGGCAGTTCGGCGCGGACCAGTGCCACCCCGGGCGGGGGCTCGGCCGCGACGAGTTCGCGGTCGGACCAGCGCTCGGCGCCGTAGTGGCCGAGCACGGTCAGGTCCGGGACGCGGTCCAGCCCGCCCAGTTCCACCACGGTGGCGGCGGGGCGGCCGGTGATCACCGCGGTCGTGCCGATGAGCGGGGACAGCGCGGCCAGTGTCTCCACGATGCCGGGATAGGGGGCGGAGTCGCGCGGATCGTCGACGATCGGTGCGAGCGTGCCGTCGAAGTCGAAGGCGACCAGGGCGGTCGCGGGTTTGGCCAGGAGCGCGGTGAGCGCGGCGCGTCCGGCGTCCGTGCTCGGCTGGGGCAGGGACATCGCAGACCTCTCCGGAGGGGGCGGGTCACGGCGGCGGGCAGGGGACGCCAGACTATCGGTGCGCCCCCGGCCCGATCCCGTCGTGCCCCCCGTGTCGGGGGGCCGACCGGCCGCGGGGACGGGTCGGCCGGGTGAGGTGGGGGAGTGGGGGAAGTGGTGGCCGGCGCGGCACGGTGCGGGAGCGCGTAGCGGTGCTGGGCTGCGCGGCGGTGCACGGTGGTGCTGGGCTGTGCGGTGTCGCTGGAGCGCATGGCGGTACTGGAGTGCACGGTGCTACGTGAGCGGCCCGTGCGACACGCCCGGCGGGCATCGGATCCCACGCGGATCGCCGGCGCCGGCGGAGGCCGGGGGTCGGGACCGCGGAGAACGGGGGGACCCACCGGTGCGGGCCGGGGAAAAGGGCCGCGGAGAGTGGGGAACGGACCGGCGACGGCGGGGAGACGGACCGGCCGCGGTGTGTCGGGCCGGGGCCCTCAGAGCTGGATGCCCAGTCGGCGGGCGTTGCGCTGGCGGCGGCGGTCGGCGCGCAGGCGGCGCAGCCGTTTGACCGTGAGCGGGTCGAACGCGAGCGCCTCGGGGCGTTCCACCAGCCCGTTGAGCAGTTGGTAGTAGCGGGTCGCGGAGAACCCGAACTCGTCACGGATCGCCTGTTCCTTGGAGCCTTCGAACTTCCACCACTGGCGTTCGAAGGCGAGGATGCGCTGTTCGCGGTCGGCGAGAGCCGACTGACCGTCCTCGGTCGGACCGATATTCGGCATGGGACACCCCCTGGACGGGAAATTGGTTTGTCCGGATCGGCGCGACTCATGCTAGCGACTCGACATGCCGGATGCGGAGGGGAAAACCCAGGACTGGCACCGGGGATACAGTTGCGTTCCCTGACCGTGAGGCCCTTGTCCGAGCCGGGAACCTGTGCTCATGGCAGGATGTGGAGGGTCCGGGGAGGGCCGGGGAGAACGCCGACCGCATCGTTTGAGGGAGCCTGACGTGCTCGGGGGCAACAGCCGCAACAGGACGCACAAACGTCACGTACGAACGGTGGTGGCCGGTACGGCCGCGGCCGTCTTCGGGTTCGCGCCGGCCTCCGCCGCCGCGGACGTCGTCCCCGACCTTCGGCCCGAGCAGTGGGGTCTGGTCTCCATCGGAGCCCGCGAAGTGTGGGAGGAAACACAGGGCGAGGGCACCACGGTGGCTCTGCCCGGGTTCGCCGTGGCCGAGGACCACCCCGACCTGCGCGACAACCTCACCGTCGACACCGAGGTCGGTGAGGGGGGCGACGAGGCGGTCGGCACCGCCGCGGCCGCCCTCGTGGCCGCGCACGGCCACGGTATGGACGCCGACGGCGGCGTGCTCGGCGTGGCGCCCGACGCGGGACTGCTCGCCGTGCCGACCGAGGACGACCTGCCCGCGGCCGTCCGGCACGCCACGAGCGAGGGCGCGCCGGTCATCCTGCTGCCGGAGAACGACGGCGGTGAGGACCTGGCCGCCGCCACCGAGGAGGCCGCCGGCTCCGGCGCGCTGGTCGTGGGCCCCGCCGACGGCGGTGACGACCCCAACGTGCTGGCCGTCGCGGGTGTGGACGAGGACGGCGCGCTCATCCCCGGCTCCGCCGCGGCCGACACGATCGAGCTGACCGCGCCCGGCGCCGACCTGGACACCGCCGACCCCGAGAGGGGCGCGGCCCAGGTCACCGGCACCCCCTACGCCGCCGCCATGGCCGCCGGGGCGGCCGCCCTGCTGCGCACGCACTACCCCCAGCTGTCCCCGGACCAGATCCGCACGGCGCTGGTCGAGGGCTCCCAACCGGGCCCCGACGACCTGCCCGCCCTGCACGTGATCTCCGCCGACGACCACGCGGGCGCGGTGGCCGCGGACGTGCCGCTGCTCAACGAGGACCTGGCCGAGCGGACCGACGAGGGCGGCGGTGTCCCGGTGTGGGCGTGGTTCGCCACCGTCGGCGCCGTGCTCGTGCTGGGGGTGCTGCTGCTGGTCGTGTGGGTGCGCCGCTCCAGCGCGGACCCCTACGGCGTCAAGGCCGAACGGGCCGCGGAGGACGAGCGGATCGCGGCCGAACGCGCCTCCGAGGCGGGGCCGGAGAGCCGTCGCAAGCAGAAGGGCGGCCGCCGCCGCAAGCCCCGCCGAGGCGCCTAGGCCGGGTCCTCCCAGCGTTTCGGCTCGCGGTCGCCGGGCTGCCGCCCGCCGCGGCTCCGCGCTCGTGCGGCACCGCCCGGCCGAACCCCGCACATCCGCGAGAGAACACTCCCCGGCGAGGGCTCCGGCGAATGGGGCCGACGGGGCGGCGGGGCCGACCGGGTCCGCTTGCGTGTGCGGATGGTGTCGGAACGTGCGGAGGGCGCGCCTCGCGTCGCTCATGGTCACAGCGCTGTCGACACATCGTGAGCAACGGGTGCATGTGCATATGTAAGCACCGTCAGATGCCTTGACGTGGGCGGACGAGCGGAGAAGGCTTTGTGGAATGTCACCCCTTGAAGCGTCTCCGTTGCCCTCACGAGGCCAGCCCGTGCCCGAGGCCCCCGAGTCACGCAACCTCGTCAACGGGCGTGTGCACATCATCCCCTATGACCCCAAGTGGCCCTACCTGTTCAAGCGGGAGGCCGAGCGCGTGCGCCAGGCACTGGGCGACCGCGCCCTGCGGATCGAGCACGTCGGTTCCACCGCCGTGCCGGGCCTGCCCGCCAAGCCGTGCGTCGACATCCTCCTCGTCGTCGCCGACTCCTCCGACGAACCCGCCTACGCCGCCGACCTCGAAGCCGCCGGATACTCCCTGGTCATCCGGGAGCCCGCCTGGTTCGAGCACCGGGTCCTCAAGGGCCCCGACGTCAACCTCAACCTGCACGTGTTCGGGCAGGGGTGCGAGGAGGCGGACCGGATGATCCGCTTCCGCGACCGCCTCATCGCGGACGCCGGCGCGCGCGAGCGCTACACCGCCCGCAGGAAGGAGTTGGCCGAGCGCACCTGGCAGAGCGTCCAGGACTACGCCGACGCCAAGTCCGACGTCATCGAGGAGATCCTCGCCGAGGCGGCCGCCGCCGAGTAGCGCCCGCCGCGGCCGGCGGTACCGGGAGAGCGCGTCCCCCGGCGGACGCGCCCCGAGCCATGCCCTCGTGCCTGTACCGCGTCGGTACCGATCGCCGTCGCCGGCCTGCGGGGCTGATGTGGTTCATGTGATGCGCGGGGTCTATGCGCCGCTCCGTCCGGAGCGCCGGGCCCGAGCGGTCCAGGCGGTCACGAGGAGCGCCGCTCCGCACAGGGCGACGACCGACCACCCGGGGCGGCTCGCCCCCGCGAACCCGCCGGGTCCCGCCCCCGCGACCAGGCTTCCGGCGAGCGCGACACCGATCGCCGTCCCGACCTGCCGGGCGGTGGAAGCGGTCCCGCCCGCGACACCGGCGCGTTCCGGCGGCAACCCGCTCACCGCGGTGTCGGTGATGGGCGCGTTGGCGAAGCCCACCCCCACTCCGACGAGCAGGTAGGCGCCCAGCAGGGGAAGCAGCCCACCCGAGCCGCCCGCGAGACCGAACAGCAGGCCCCCGCCGGCGAGGAGGGAGCCGCCCGCGACCACCAGCGGCGGGCGCGCGCCGACCCGCCCCACGAGGTACCCCGACAGGGGAGCGCAGACGGTGGCCCCGGCGGCCAGCGGCAGGGTGGCCGCACCCGCCGCGAGGGGCGTCCACCCGCGCACGTCCTGCCAGTAGAAGGTGGTCATCAGCAGCGTCGTGCTCAGGGCCACGAACACGGCGACGGCTCCGAGCACGGCCCCCGTGAAGCTCGACACCCGGAACAGGCCGGGGTCGATCAGCGGCTCGCGCCGACGCGACTCGCACCAGGCGAACAGGACCGCCGAGACCGCCACGACCCCGTAGCCGGCCAGCACCGCGGGCGAGGCCCATCCGAGGCCGGGCGCCTCGATGAGCAGCGCGATCCCGCTGCCCAGCAGCACGACCAGCAGCGACTGACCCGGGAGGTCGAGGCCGCGCACGCGCGACCCCCTCGACTCCGGTACCAGGACCGCGACCAGGACGACGGCGGCGAGCACCACCGGCACGTTGACCCAGAACACCGCCCGCCAGTCGAGGACCGCGATCAGTGCCCCTCCCGCCGCCGGTCCCGCCGCCATGCTGAGCCCGAACACGGACGCCCAGACACCGATCGCCCGCGCACGCTCGCGCGGGTCGGGCATCGCGTTGACCACGATCGCCAGCGCCACCGGCCCGAGCATGGACGCTCCGACGCCCTGCGCGGCCCGTGCCGCGACCAGGACCCCGAGCGACGGGGCGCCCGCGCACACGAGCGAGGCGAGCCCGAAGACCGCCAGCCCGGTCATGAGGACGCGTCGGCGGCCGAAGCGGTCGGCGAGGGCGCCGGACGTGATGAGCAGACTCGCGAAGACCACCGTGTAGGCGTCCACCACCCATGCCAGGTCGTGGACCGCGACGTCGAGGCCGCGGCCGATCGCGGGGAGCCCGATGGTGACGATCGTCGTGTCGAGCCCCACGAGGAACATCGCCGACGCACAGATCGCGAGCACCGTCCAGCGGCGCCGGGCGCTCAGTACCGGCGCGGGCGCGGGGGTCGTCCGGGTCATCGGACACCAGCCTTTCGAGCGGGGAGCGGACCCGGACGATGCTCGCGGCGGGACGGCGTCGCGGCCCAGCGTTTTTGCGGAATCTGCAACACTGGGGGCGTGGACCCGGACGTGGCACAGATCCTCGACACCATCGGCCCGCGGGTGCGCGCTCTGCGCGTCGAGCGCGGACGCACGCTCCGAGCGCTCGCCGACGAGACGGGGCTGTCGGTCAGCGTCCTGTCACGGCTGGAGACGGGTCGCCGCCAACCCACGCTCGACCTGCTCATCCCGCTCGCCAGGGCGCTGCGGGTCGCACTGGACCAGCTGGTCGCCGCGCCCGCGACCGGTGACCCCCGCGTGCACCTGGAGCCCTACCGGCACGGCAGCGGCGGAGTCGTGGTCCCCCTGACGCGCTACCCCGGCCGTGTCCAGGTCTTCAAGCACGTGCTCGGCCCCCGCGAGCCCAGGCTCGTCTCCCACGAGGGCCACGCCTGGCTCTACGTGCTGGCGGGCGGGCTGAACCTGATCATCGGCGACCGGGAGCACCTGCTCGGGCC from Nocardiopsis aegyptia harbors:
- a CDS encoding serine hydrolase domain-containing protein encodes the protein MRDGDWLTETGAQIRGVLKVMVDAQWLPGGAAVIGTGGMWEFVAVGRVNEEDDTAPDVAYDAASLTKVMATWPLVGQAVAEGMLDLDAPMSEYLPVADLPGGAVTTRQILTHTSRLNPVTWLERYVGTDEDLAQALLADPLEDPGYAYIDRGFIVLGLLLEHLYGTGLDRLAGDLWDELGMRSTTYGPLARSPAVAPTERRLAGAAPTWGVVHDEAAALMGGVAGHAGMFTTAIDLGAFAREVLRIHEGGDGVMPSSYVRASWQPHVDAGQGLWRGLGWLITQEGVVYHNGFTGTSLFVHPASGRYVGVLTNAVHHGRDRTGLVDLRAAARTALTHQEHGSNS
- the otsB gene encoding trehalose-phosphatase produces the protein MSLPQPSTDAGRAALTALLAKPATALVAFDFDGTLAPIVDDPRDSAPYPGIVETLAALSPLIGTTAVITGRPAATVVELGGLDRVPDLTVLGHYGAERWSDRELVAAEPPPGVALVRAELPGLLARVGAPEGTFVEDKERSLAVHTRRTAEPDAALARLAPHLEELAARADLRVEPGRMVIELRPQGVDKGAALTELATAAGAGTVLYGGDDLGDLPAFDAVRELRAAGTPGLTLCAASNEVTAVAEAADLVVDGPAGLAAFLTGLTSSIRAPGA
- a CDS encoding DUF3263 domain-containing protein, with protein sequence MPNIGPTEDGQSALADREQRILAFERQWWKFEGSKEQAIRDEFGFSATRYYQLLNGLVERPEALAFDPLTVKRLRRLRADRRRQRNARRLGIQL
- a CDS encoding S8 family serine peptidase, translating into MLGGNSRNRTHKRHVRTVVAGTAAAVFGFAPASAAADVVPDLRPEQWGLVSIGAREVWEETQGEGTTVALPGFAVAEDHPDLRDNLTVDTEVGEGGDEAVGTAAAALVAAHGHGMDADGGVLGVAPDAGLLAVPTEDDLPAAVRHATSEGAPVILLPENDGGEDLAAATEEAAGSGALVVGPADGGDDPNVLAVAGVDEDGALIPGSAAADTIELTAPGADLDTADPERGAAQVTGTPYAAAMAAGAAALLRTHYPQLSPDQIRTALVEGSQPGPDDLPALHVISADDHAGAVAADVPLLNEDLAERTDEGGGVPVWAWFATVGAVLVLGVLLLVVWVRRSSADPYGVKAERAAEDERIAAERASEAGPESRRKQKGGRRRKPRRGA
- a CDS encoding GrpB family protein; translation: MSPLEASPLPSRGQPVPEAPESRNLVNGRVHIIPYDPKWPYLFKREAERVRQALGDRALRIEHVGSTAVPGLPAKPCVDILLVVADSSDEPAYAADLEAAGYSLVIREPAWFEHRVLKGPDVNLNLHVFGQGCEEADRMIRFRDRLIADAGARERYTARRKELAERTWQSVQDYADAKSDVIEEILAEAAAAE
- a CDS encoding MFS transporter, which codes for MTRTTPAPAPVLSARRRWTVLAICASAMFLVGLDTTIVTIGLPAIGRGLDVAVHDLAWVVDAYTVVFASLLITSGALADRFGRRRVLMTGLAVFGLASLVCAGAPSLGVLVAARAAQGVGASMLGPVALAIVVNAMPDPRERARAIGVWASVFGLSMAAGPAAGGALIAVLDWRAVFWVNVPVVLAAVVLVAVLVPESRGSRVRGLDLPGQSLLVVLLGSGIALLIEAPGLGWASPAVLAGYGVVAVSAVLFAWCESRRREPLIDPGLFRVSSFTGAVLGAVAVFVALSTTLLMTTFYWQDVRGWTPLAAGAATLPLAAGATVCAPLSGYLVGRVGARPPLVVAGGSLLAGGGLLFGLAGGSGGLLPLLGAYLLVGVGVGFANAPITDTAVSGLPPERAGVAGGTASTARQVGTAIGVALAGSLVAGAGPGGFAGASRPGWSVVALCGAALLVTAWTARARRSGRSGA
- a CDS encoding helix-turn-helix domain-containing protein gives rise to the protein MDPDVAQILDTIGPRVRALRVERGRTLRALADETGLSVSVLSRLETGRRQPTLDLLIPLARALRVALDQLVAAPATGDPRVHLEPYRHGSGGVVVPLTRYPGRVQVFKHVLGPREPRLVSHEGHAWLYVLAGGLNLIIGDREHLLGPGEVAEFDPSEPHWFGPADDTGVEILHLFGPRGDRAVVRVGGPDD